One region of Miscanthus floridulus cultivar M001 chromosome 19, ASM1932011v1, whole genome shotgun sequence genomic DNA includes:
- the LOC136528887 gene encoding B-box zinc finger protein 32-like, producing MGHHHGGVGCCCELCGAPAAVHCAADAAFLCAACDAKVHGANFLASRHRRTRLLDLAAAAGAPDEEDEYDSASSSAAPPRRRRRRAPAGSGSPSPRHPPCARRAEAVLEVWTKRTLGLAAGSAAARRRAAAAARELRACAHDLASARVPPRVAMAAALWREVAGRGGGIGVGGHGEALRRLEACAHVPSRLVVAVTTSLERALERARTRRRRRAATDAVEGWDECAWAGPKSSPARS from the coding sequence ATGGGTCACCACCACGGCGGTGTGGGGTGCTGCTGCGAGCTCTGCGGCGCGCCGGCGGCCGTGCACTGCGCGGCGGACGCGGCCTTCCTCTGCGCTGCCTGCGACGCCAAGGTGCACGGCGCCAACTTCCTCGCGTCGCGGCACCGCCGCACGCGCCTCCTGGACCTCGCGGCCGCCGCGGGGGCGCCGGACGAGGAGGACGAGTACGACTCCGCGTCGTCGTCAGCGGCGCCaccgcggcggaggaggaggcgcgCGCCGGCCGGGAGCGGGAGCCCGAGCCCGAGGCACCCCCCGTGCGCGCGGCGCGCCGAGGCAGTGCTCGAGGTGTGGACCAAGCGGACTTTGGGCCTCGCGGCGGGGTCGGCGGCGGCTCGCCggcgcgccgcggcggccgcgcggGAGCTCCGGGCGTGCGCCCACGACCTCGCCTCCGCGCGTGTCCCGCCGCGCGTCGCTATGGCCGCCGCGCTGTGGCGAGAGGTGGCGGGGCGCGGCGGTGGGATCGGCGTCGGGGGCCACGGCGAGGCGCTGCGGCGGCTGGAGGCGTGCGCGCACGTGCCGTCGAGGCTCGTGGTGGCGGTCACCACGTCCCTGGAGCGCGCACTCGAACGCGCACGCACGCGTAGGCGGAGGAGGGCCGCCACGGACGCCGTGGAGGGTTGGGACGAGTGCGCATGGGCCGGGCCCAAGTCCAGCCCGGCAcgttcttga